Genomic DNA from candidate division WOR-3 bacterium:
CTGGGTCAGCTTACGCTTTTCGACCGCAGTCTTGCAGCGATAGCAGACGCCTTCATCCACCTGCTCATTCGCCAGTACGGTCTGGCAGGCCGGGCACCAGTTCACCAGCGCTTCCTTGCGGTACGCGAGCCCGCGTTCATACAGCCGCAGAAAAAGCCACTGATTCCACCGGTAGTACTCAGGCCGGCAGGTCGTGATTTCGCGGTCCCAGTCGTAGCCGATTCCCAGAAGCTTCAGGCTGCGACGCGCGGTTCTGATTGATTCGAATGTCCAGTAACTTGGGTGATTACCATGGGCAATGGCTGCGTTTTCAGCTGGCAGGCCGAATGCATCCCACCCGAACGGATGGAGCACGTCAAACCCCTGCATCTTGCGAAACCGGCACAGCACGTCGCCAATGACATAGTTCCGGCAGTGGCCCATGTGCACGTCGCCGGACGGATAGAAGAACATGACCAATACGTAGAACTTCCGCTTCGGGTCCGGATTGGTGCGAAACGTCCCTTGTTCATCCCAGTAATGTTGCCAGCGGGCCTCGATTTGCCGGGCCGGGTACGCAACTCGCCTTTGTTCAGATGGCTGTTTCCTAAACATCCGGTTCCACCACTTTCTTCCCGGCGACACCAGTACGGCCAGGCCGGCGTACACACGCCCGCCAGTACTGCCCGTCCGCAGCAAGCCGGCACCAGCCAGAGGACCGACCACAGCCAACGCAGTAAGTCAGTAGCTCAAGCCGGGCGAACGGTTCAAGGTCGCCCTCAAGCATCGCCTTTTGAATCCAGTATAGCTGTCGTAGGATTGCGTTCAACTCGGCCAAGTCCGGCCAAAGCTGAACCGCATCGCCGATACGACGCCGGGCGTAGGAAGAGACATACTTGGCCTTTGCACCGACCAGGTCAAGCAATGCGGTCGTCAGCCAGGCAACAATGCGGGGAATATCCTCACCCGCAGCTTCGAGTCGGCGCAACACTCCGAGTGCGGCCGCAGCATCACGCCTGGTCACAAGTTCCACGTACTCATTCAATGCGTACTCGCGGGATGAACCGGCCAGCTCGCGCACGTCGGCAGCCGTTGCTTCGGCTCCGGGTGCAAGACAGGTGGCTAGCTTTTCGACCTCACCCCGCAGTGTTCCGGTATCAGTCCCGGAAATCTCGATGAGCAACTCCACGGCTTCGGGTGTCAGAGTAATGCCGCGTTCCTGCGCCCATGCCGACACGAGCGATTCAAGGTCGTTCCGCTCGGGCTGCTTCATTTCGACGATGAACCGACCAAGCCCGGTTGTAGTAAGCAGGGACGCAAGTGGCTTTGAGGAAAGTCCGGTCAGTACTACGATTGTGGGATTGTGGATTCCGGACTTTGGCTTCTGGACTTGCGCCACTGTCTGACAGAGTTTCTCGACGCCACTCTTGCGAAGTTCCGGATCAAACACGACACCGTCCCGTCCCGGCCGGGTAATGTCCCTGATGACGACCAGCCGGCGCGCACCAACCGGCAATTGCCGCAGTCGCTGCTCCAAGTCTTCGTCGTCAAGGTCATCGGCCGCAAGCAGTTCCAAGTCGAACGCCTCAAGCCCGGGGTTGACCACTTTTTCTTTCAGCTTGGCGATTATCGTATCGACCAGTACCGAATCCGGCCCAAGGAGAACATACACTGGTTGAAACTCGCCTCGGTCAATCTGCGCGAGTACGTCCTGGCCTGCAGGGTTCTTCTTCCGATTCCGGTCTCGCATCATTATTCCAAAACTCAATGTTAGTCAGAGCCTGAAGATAGTCAATCTCATCAGGCTGGACAGGACGTGGCCGGAAATGGAGTAGCCGGAAGAGCTCGGTCTTTCCACTTTGTCGAAGTTTCTGGCCGGTTGGGATTTTTAGGGTCGAGGTCCCTGATTCCCGGTCCCTTGCGCCGGGACGAGCTCGAAGTCAACGGTTACGGCCCAGCCTTTGACCATGCGGAAAGGAATTGTCTTTTCCCGATACCCGTCCGCATGGCCGGTTATCCGGTGTTCGCCGGCTGGAACCTGGCTAAATGAGTAGTTGCCAGCCGAATCGGACATCGTTGACCGGCCGGTCTGCTCAATGGCAAGCAGCGCACCAGAAACCGGGGTTCCAGTCGTTGCATCAAGAACGGTACCGTCTAGTTCACCGACGTCGGTAGTATCGTGCAAGAAGAAGTCGAGTCTGGTCGTATCGCCGCCCTTTGCCTGTACTATTCGGGTCTGCGCGGCAAATCCTGAGCAGGACGCGGTAACGGTCTGCGGCCCGGGCGGAAAGTCGGTCAGCAGGTAGCAGCCGTCCGGTTCAACTGCCACTACCGTTTCCGGACTGCCGGTCGTGATAACGGCCGGGTAACAGCCGGTCCTGGACCCGGCTTTGATTACGCGGCCTTGTACTATCCTGGGCAGGTCAGGGTAGATTCCGGCGTCAATCAGCACCGTGTCATTCCTGTGGACTGGTGTGGTCAGTACAAAGGCAGCTGGCCGATACCCCTTGCTGGCAACACCGAGGCGTGCGTTCGGGCAAGCCGCCGCGATCGGGGTACGGCCAGTAGAATCAACCGCAGCCATCATTCCGGTCGGTTCAATCGTCACGAGCGCACCAGGCAGGGGGCGGCCAGTTTCCGCGTCATACACGTGTGCAACGAACAATACGGGTGAAGAACAGGAGAAAAAAAGCACGACCTGCGCGGCCAGGATGGTCAGTAATGGCAGAGGGCCAGAAGGCAAGCAGGCCTTTCCGGCTACTCCCTTTCCAGCCAACCTGCTCCTACAGGTCACTACTCCGTTTTTCGGGACTAGCTGGCTCTTGTTTCTTCTCCTGTCCGGCTGGCGGCTAGCAGGCGTGGCACGGGAAGCGTTGAGCGTAGGTAGCGTCCTAGAACACTGCTACTTTATGCTGACTGGTGGAGCCTTGGGACTGGATGTTCACGACATAGCTACCGATTTTGACGCGGTGGCCGTTTTCGTCCCGGCCATTCCAGGTAATGCGGTGAACCCCTGCAGGCTGCCTGGCGTCAAGCAAAATACAGACCGACCGACCCAGCATGTCATAAACGTCAATTCGTACCGTACCGGGTTGACGCAATAGGTATTCCACAGTCAGCTCTTCGTCCGGCTCCAGCACCGGTCTAGCCCGAATGACCTCTACGATACATGAGTCTTTGGGCTCGGTAATGCCGGTTGCCGGCTCGCCAACCGCAAACACGATTGCGGGATGGTCGCCTGGTGGCAGGCCGAGTGCGAGAGCGATGTCCTGTCGCTCAGCCCGGGTCAGTGGTGCAGTCACAAATCCCGCAAGGCCGAGCGCCCGGGCTTGGGCAAGGTACTGAAACGCGGTAAATCCGGCTTCCTGCATCGGGCCATAGGAACCGGTATCGCCAACACAGACGACGATATAGGCCTGGCCGGTCGATGGAATCCTTGGGCAGGCCTGACGCAATTCCGGTCTGCGGTCGCTGGCAAGGATGCGCTCAAGCCGATGGTCGGCCGTGCTCGTGCTGCCGGATGGTAGCCGGTTGTGGTAACGGTCAACACCCTCGTCGCGCACAAGATAGATACGGCCGGTGAGATGATAGCTGGCAGCTGGGCTCGGCACAGTAAGGCCAATACGGCCGTTGTAGACTGTGTGCGGCGTCGGGCCGTATCCGGACCAGAGCAGTTGGGATAGGACCTCGGCGGACAATGGCAACGAGGAGAATACTGAATCCTGCCCAAGTCCCATTAGCACGAGTTCGAAAGTGTCTGGGCCGGATGTTCTGGGTCTGGACAGACTGGAATCAGAGCAAGCCGCAATCCGAGTGGTATCAAGACCTCTGACTTCGGCCCGGCCGTACAGGTTCACCATCAGAATAGGCTTGCTTGGTGCCCAGTTTGCATTGGCATAATCTGCTGCCCACTTCATCGGACAAGAGGCTACGCCCGGCCCGGCCGAGTCCGCAAACGCAACCCCAGCCAAAAGTCCGGCCTGGACAGCCATCCCAGCCTCTTCGTGCCGATCGCAAGCGACACCGACTTCAAACGCAGCCGATGAGGAATAGCGCAGGTCGCCAGCCCTGTGTAGAACCAGGACATTGCCCGCCGGTTCGTAAGTGTAAACTCCTTGACGGGTTGCGACGTAGAATGTCCTGTTAACGCCCAGCCTCGGCGTCCGATTCATGGCCCACAATACATTCGCGAGTACCTGCCTTGGTAAGGAGTCGGTAAACCCGGAGTGGACCGAGTAACGACTGTTCGACAACACTTCAAAGGAGTACGGATGGACGATTGGCCCGGGAAGACTTTCGCGGGACATCGTCACTAGGACAATGGTCAGAAGCGCAGCCATATACGGGAACAAGGTTAGGTATGGCCAGTCTGACTGTCAAGCCAATACGGTTGACAGCAGAACTGCCTTGCGTAGGCTGGAATTGGTGAGTGCAGTGCGGATTATACCGGCCGGACTGTCGCAATTCAGCTTGGCGCTGCTCTTCGCTGGGACGGCCGAGGCAGCTTTTACCAAGTATCCATATGTCCAGAACCTTAC
This window encodes:
- a CDS encoding FlgD immunoglobulin-like domain containing protein, which encodes MFPYMAALLTIVLVTMSRESLPGPIVHPYSFEVLSNSRYSVHSGFTDSLPRQVLANVLWAMNRTPRLGVNRTFYVATRQGVYTYEPAGNVLVLHRAGDLRYSSSAAFEVGVACDRHEEAGMAVQAGLLAGVAFADSAGPGVASCPMKWAADYANANWAPSKPILMVNLYGRAEVRGLDTTRIAACSDSSLSRPRTSGPDTFELVLMGLGQDSVFSSLPLSAEVLSQLLWSGYGPTPHTVYNGRIGLTVPSPAASYHLTGRIYLVRDEGVDRYHNRLPSGSTSTADHRLERILASDRRPELRQACPRIPSTGQAYIVVCVGDTGSYGPMQEAGFTAFQYLAQARALGLAGFVTAPLTRAERQDIALALGLPPGDHPAIVFAVGEPATGITEPKDSCIVEVIRARPVLEPDEELTVEYLLRQPGTVRIDVYDMLGRSVCILLDARQPAGVHRITWNGRDENGHRVKIGSYVVNIQSQGSTSQHKVAVF
- the holA gene encoding DNA polymerase III subunit delta: MSFGIMMRDRNRKKNPAGQDVLAQIDRGEFQPVYVLLGPDSVLVDTIIAKLKEKVVNPGLEAFDLELLAADDLDDEDLEQRLRQLPVGARRLVVIRDITRPGRDGVVFDPELRKSGVEKLCQTVAQVQKPKSGIHNPTIVVLTGLSSKPLASLLTTTGLGRFIVEMKQPERNDLESLVSAWAQERGITLTPEAVELLIEISGTDTGTLRGEVEKLATCLAPGAEATAADVRELAGSSREYALNEYVELVTRRDAAAALGVLRRLEAAGEDIPRIVAWLTTALLDLVGAKAKYVSSYARRRIGDAVQLWPDLAELNAILRQLYWIQKAMLEGDLEPFARLELLTYCVGCGRSSGWCRLAADGQYWRACVRRPGRTGVAGKKVVEPDV
- a CDS encoding carboxypeptidase regulatory-like domain-containing protein; this translates as MPSGPLPLLTILAAQVVLFFSCSSPVLFVAHVYDAETGRPLPGALVTIEPTGMMAAVDSTGRTPIAAACPNARLGVASKGYRPAAFVLTTPVHRNDTVLIDAGIYPDLPRIVQGRVIKAGSRTGCYPAVITTGSPETVVAVEPDGCYLLTDFPPGPQTVTASCSGFAAQTRIVQAKGGDTTRLDFFLHDTTDVGELDGTVLDATTGTPVSGALLAIEQTGRSTMSDSAGNYSFSQVPAGEHRITGHADGYREKTIPFRMVKGWAVTVDFELVPAQGTGNQGPRP